A region of Heteronotia binoei isolate CCM8104 ecotype False Entrance Well chromosome 2, APGP_CSIRO_Hbin_v1, whole genome shotgun sequence DNA encodes the following proteins:
- the LOC132567792 gene encoding protein Tob2-like codes for MRPEIKAALHFITFHLYDKLPRRRVDQFGEELGQLLQKKYEGHWYPEKPLQGSGYRCVHLGKVIDPIVQLAANRSGLTVEDVQASIPAELTVWIDPFEVSYQFGEEGPIETVYLKDSRGCSIADKRSRSGLNPEAQAFVPTRSQNTVLSSPPPPSSDQSLSPTFTAVTFAATRFGSTKVKKSHRKLSWGIVHPAK; via the coding sequence ATGCGTCCTGAGATCAAGGCTGCTCTGCATTTCATCACCTTCCACCTGTATGACAAGCTCCCCCGGAGACGGGTTGACCAGTTTGGAGAAGAGCTAGGACAGCTGCTACAGAAGAAATATGAGGGCCACTGGTACCCAGAGAAGCCTTTGCAGGGTTCAGGCTATCGTTGTGTGCACCTTGGGAAGGTAATAGATCCTATAGTGCAACTGGCAGCCAACAGAAGTGGACTGACTGTAGAAGATGTGCAGGCCAGTATCCCTGCAGAGTTGACTGTGTGGATTGACCCATTTGAAGTTTCCTACCAATTTGGGGAAGAAGGGCCAATCGAGACTGTGTACCTGAAGGACAGTAGGGGTTGCAGCATAGCAGACAAGAGAAGCAGAAGTGGGCTCAACCCTGAAGCCCAGGCGTTTGTCCCCACTAGAAGTCAGAATACCGTTTTGTCCAGCCCTCCACCTCCATCTTCTGACCAGTCTCTTAGTCCGACCTTTACCGCCGTGACTTTTGCAGCTACCAGGTTTGGCTCCACTAAAGTGAAGAAAAGCCACAGAAAGTTGAGTTGGGGCATTGTTCACCCAGCAAAATAA